From the genome of Mugil cephalus isolate CIBA_MC_2020 chromosome 2, CIBA_Mcephalus_1.1, whole genome shotgun sequence, one region includes:
- the LOC125004253 gene encoding permeability factor 2-like has translation MANSSRIIVTSIVMLLAFLAISEAVPSLGVELHCRCIMTESKPIGRHIAKVEMIPASSHCDETEIIATLKKTGEEVCLDPNAPWVKRVIEKILSMNKRR, from the exons atggcaaacagcagcagaatcaTTGTCACATCCATCGTGATGCTCTTGGCTTTCCTGGCCATCAGTGAAG CGGTGCCAAGTCTGGGAGTGGAGCTCCACTGTCGCTGCATCATGACCGAGAGCAAACCCATCGGCCGCCACATCGCCAAGGTGGAGATGATTCCGGCCAGCTCCCACTGCGACGAAACCGAAATCAT TGCCACCCTGAAGAAGACAGGCGAAGAGGTCTGCCTTGACCCCAATGCCCCCTGGGTGAAGAGGGTGATTGAGAAGATCCTTTCCAT gAACAAAAGACGCTGA
- the fbxo10 gene encoding F-box only protein 10, producing the protein MEVGSLPVELWRVILAYLPLPDLGRCCRVCRAWRELILSLDNTRWRQLCLGCPECRHPNWPSQPHLEPPSWREALKQHALATRTWTQNGPELQSSACLLFFRRRKDRRVWHVGPGCEFETLRGALAVAGPYDRVVLHPGVYEEQAEVSLKVPVELVGLGRLGEVALLVCMEQQCPTARLCNLVFMPPWFSTVVYKTSWGHVQLDNCNFEGAQLQVRGPGTCQARFCSFSQGSSAHLLGVVLSLLDSCDFSGSETASVTVEGPPVSDRNWACKHLAALARTFPPCGVLECDGVPNGPRDDSIGGTQPPGARVKKEHVSMEDWKRRTGVDAVCQGTVIEDGWSDCERSEGEEENRDGGGAYDTKKTFTLDYRVPYDHHGLSHLLKPRPDGSLPLASSPDPPSVTPELLSLHQELDRDPEARMLAASTLGCLIRRCLFRDGKGGVHLSNYGQARLEENVFRGLNYAVRCIQNSTIVMLRNEVCECRASGVFLRLSAQGLIAENNIHSNGEAGLDIRKGANPTILCNKIHSGLRSGVVVLGNGKGSIRSNQIYNNKEAGVYILFSGNPVVSGNHIFQGQAAGIAINENGRGMITENVIRENQWGGVDIRRGGDPILRNNYICYGYSDGVVVGERGRGLIEGNHVYCNKGCGVWVMSSSLPQLLGNYIVHNCMYGLAVFCRKDPENIEAREGNWPGQEGIGGEGGSGEGEGRDGQENFNEEGELFAWDSDLDSEDERHSARRSISVALVESNCMSYNGAVGLYVKSSEALNVFANLVNSNRGPGVAVLQSSQMTRLVTNCILENGRGGVMVEKDCRVELRGNGIYENSGHGVSFNGNGQITENDVVGNRGYGIQVSGSADIKVVRNRVQPAQGCGIAVLGPVKGAVHDNVLFQGHPGNKKTLLHMDPGNESCVLRNNSIVKHNNSRTSSPQWVLENPPPRPLASPPGGLSSSQYPSRLGISMTTRISATVESGCHSGSMFCTIL; encoded by the exons ATGGAGGTGGGCAGCCTCCCCGTGGAGCTGTGGAGGGTTATCTTGGCCTACCTCCCTCTGCCCGACCTGGGCCGCTGCTGCCGGGTGTGCCGCGCTTGGCGGGAGCTCATCCTGTCCCTGGACAACACCCGCTGGAGGCAGCTCTGCCTCGGCTGCCCCGAGTGCCGGCATCCCAACTGGCCCAGTCAACCCCATCTGGAGCCACCATCCTGGAGGGAGGCCCTGAAGCAGCATGCCCTAGCCACCCGCACCTGGACTCAAAACGGGCCCGAGCTCCAGTCCTCTGCCTGCCTGCTCTTTTTCCGCCGACGAAAGGACCGCAGGGTTTGGCACGTGGGGCCCGGGTGCGAGTTTGAGACCTTGCGCGGGGCCCTGGCGGTGGCGGGGCCGTATGACCGCGTGGTCCTCCATCCGGGGGTGTACGAGGAGCAGGCGGAGGTGTCGCTGAAGGTGCCCGTGGAGCTGGTTGGGCTGGGCCGACTGGGCGAGGTGGCCCTCCTGGTGTGCATGGAGCAGCAGTGTCCCACTGCCAGGCTGTGCAACCTGGTTTTCATGCCACCCTGGTTCTCCACGGTTGTATACAAG ACATCATGGGGTCACGTCCAGCTGGACAACTGCAACTTCGAAGGAGCCCAGCTGCAAGTCCGCGGCCCGGGAACCTGCCAGGCTCGGTTTTGCTCCTTCTCACAGGGCAGCTCTGCCCACTTGCTAGGCGTCGTCCTCAGTTTATTGGACAGCTGCGACTTCTCAGGAAGCGAAACGGCCTCGGTGACTGTGGAAGGTCCCCCGGTGTCGGACAGGAACTGGGCCTGTAAACATTTGGCCGCCCTGGCCAGGACGTTCCCGCCATGCGGCGTGTTGGAGTGCGACGGTGTCCCCAACGGCCCTCGGGACGACTCCATTGGTGGGACCCAACCTCCGGGCGCTCGTGTTAAAAAGGAGCACGTGAGCATGGAGGACTGGAAGAGAAGGACCGGGGTGGACGCGGTCTGTCAGGGCACAGTGATCGAAGATGGCTGGAGTGATTGCGAGCGCagcgagggggaggaggagaaccgAGACGGAGGGGGAGCCTACGACACCAAAAAAACTTTTACACTGGATTACAGAGTCCCGTATGACCATCACGGCCTGTCCCATTTACTCAAGCCCCGGCCAGACGGCTCCCTGCCGCTTGCCTCGTCCCCTGACCCCCCCTCCGTGACCCCCGAGCTCCTCAGCCTTCACCAGGAATTAGACAGGGACCCAGAGGCTCGTATGTTGGCGGCCTCCACCCTCGGCTGCCTCATCAGACGCTGCCTCTTTAGGGACGGGAAGGGTGGCGTGCATTTGTCTAATTATGGTCAGGCTCGACTGGAGGAAAATGTTTTCCGTGGGCTGAACTACGCCGTCCGCTGCATCCAGAACTCCACA ATAGTGATGCTGAGAAACGAGGTCTGCGAGTGCCGTGCGTCCGGCGTTTTTCTGCGCCTCTCAGCTCAGGGCCTCATCGCAGAAAACAACATCCACTCGAACGGGGAGGCCGGGCTGGACATCCGGAAAGGGGCCAACCCCACCATCTTG TGCAACAAAATACATAGCGGTTTGCGCTCTGGAGTTGTTGTTCTTGGAAACGGAAAAGGTTCAATTCGGAGCAACCAGATCTATAACAATAAGGAAGCGGGCGTGTATATTCTCTTCAGTGGAAATCCTGTGGTGAG tggAAATCACATCTTCCAAGGGCAGGCGGCGGGGATCGCCATCAACGAGAACGGCAGAGGGATGATAACAG aGAATGTGATCAGAGAGAACCAGTGGGGTGGCGTGGACATCCGCAGAGGAGGCGACCCCATTTTGAGAAACAACTACATCTGTTACGGCTACTCGGACGGCGTGGTGGTCGGAGAGAGGGGACGCGGGCTTATTGAGGGAAACCACGTGTACT GTAACAAAGGCTGCGGCGTGTGGGTCATGTCATCCAGCCTGCCGCAGCTCCTAGGCAACTACATCGTCCACAACTGTATGTACGGGCTGGCGGTGTTCTGCAGGAAGGACCCGGAGAACATAGAGGCCAGGGAGGGGAACTGGCCCGGGCAGGAGGGGATTGGcggagaaggaggaagtggcgaaggagaaggaagagacgGGCAGGAGAACTTCAACGAAGAGGGCGAGCTGTTCGCTTGGGACAGCGATCTGGACAGCGAGGACGAACGCCACTCTGCACGTCGCTCCATCAGCGTGGCCCTGGTGGAGAGCAACTGCATGAGCTACAACGGAG CGGTCGGCCTGTACGTGAAGAGCAGCGAGGCCCTGAACGTGTTCGCCAACCTCGTCAACAGCAACCGCGGCCCCGGCGTTGCCGTTCTCCAGAGCAGCCAGATGACCCGACTCGTCACCAACTGCATCCTCGAAAACGGTCGAGGCGGCGTCATGGTGGAGAAGGACTGCAGAGTGGAGCTCCGCGGCAATGGCATCTATGAAAACAGCGGCCACGGAGTCAGCTTTAATGGCAACGGGCAGATCACGGAGAATGACGTGGTCGGAAACCGGGGGTATGGAATCCAGGTCTCTGGAAGTGCCGATATCAAG gTGGTGCGTAACCGCGTCCAGCCAGCGCAGGGCTGTGGAATCGCTGTGCTGGGGCCGGTGAAAGGCGCCGTCCACGACAATGTCTTGTTCCAGGGCCAccctggaaacaaaaaaacccttCTACATATGGATCCCGGCAATGAGAGCTGTGTGTTGCGCAACAACAGTATTGTAAAGCATAATAACAG CCGTACATCTTCTCCACAGTGGGTTTTGGAAAACCCTCCCCCCCGCCCACTGGCCAGCCCCCCCGGCGgactctcctcctcccagtATCCGTCCCGACTTGGAATTTCCATGACCACCAGGATCAGCGCAACTGTTGAGAGCGGGTGCCACAGCGGCAGCATGTTCTGCACCATCCTGTGA
- the LOC125004206 gene encoding C-X-C motif chemokine 2-like, protein MSVVTVMALLVVLIAHEGMSAGDERTALRCQCIAMEKRPIGRLIATVEVRLPTSDCRDKEYIAILKRSGKRVCLDPTAPWVRKVLEQRVKRTQ, encoded by the exons ATGTCTGTTGTCACTGTCATGGCACTGCTGGTCGTCCTCATTGCCCATGAAG GTATGAGTGCTGGAGATGAGAGGACGGCTTTGCGTTGTCAGTGCATAGCCATGGAAAAAAGGCCCATTGGTCGTCTTATTGCAACTGTGGAAGTGAGACTTCCGACCTCCGACTGCAGGGATAAGGAGTATAT TGCCATTCTTAAAAGGAGTGGGAAAAGGGTTTGTCTGGATCCTACTGCACCCTGGGTCCGAAAGGTGCTTGAGCAACGGGTCAA gcggacacaatga